One part of the Humulus lupulus chromosome 9, drHumLupu1.1, whole genome shotgun sequence genome encodes these proteins:
- the LOC133802307 gene encoding uncharacterized protein LOC133802307, translated as MASTLVLVLVFIFDLVAFALAVAAEQRRTTARLVKEVDYTYCVYDKDIATGLGVGAFLFLCVSQILIMVVSRCLCCGKALRPSSSRSWAIALFISSWIFFAITVSCLLSASVSNVVHTKYRRSLSCKVVRKGFFGAGAAFIVFTGIATELFYVSFSKANDSHATYARDTGVRMGNL; from the exons ATGGCTTCCACGCTGGTACTGGTTCTGGTCTTCATTTTTGATTTGGTTGCTTTTGCTCTTGCTGTTGCTGCTGAGCAGAGAAGGACTACT GCAAGGTTAGTAAAGGAAGTTGATTACACCTATTGTGTGTATGACAAAGATATTGCAACCGGCTTAGGCGTGGGGGCGTTTTTGTTCTTGTGTGTCAGTCAAATTCTTATAATGGTAGTGAGCCGATGCTTGTGCTGTGGGAAGGCCTTGAGGCCAAGCAGTTCGAGGTCTTGGGCCATAGCTCTGTTCATCTCTAGCTG GATATTCTTTGCCATTACAGTGTCATGTTTGctctctgcatctgtttcaaatGTCGTTCACACCAAGTACAGGAGATCCTTGTCATGTAAGGTAGTGAGGAAAGGTTTCTTTGGAGCTGGAGCTGCATTTATTGTGTTTACAGGTATAGCTACAGAGCTCTTTTACGTTAGTTTCTCCAAGGCGAACGACAGTCATGCGACTTACGCCAGGGACACTGGTGTGAGAATGGGGAACCTGTAG